A genomic region of Trifolium pratense cultivar HEN17-A07 linkage group LG3, ARS_RC_1.1, whole genome shotgun sequence contains the following coding sequences:
- the LOC123914801 gene encoding uncharacterized protein LOC123914801, protein MKTTTSHDGFKCNALCLFLPNFAGKIKPIKTRKEFTEKVAATMSRNVSLENFECGSWASAAMSHEIDGDSNNSYFDLPLELMKYNAAIEVDSHSPIDCSSASFGYEKEIKGVLKYGSARGSVRKLDVSTRHIRFSLSSSSPSYLASPAFCISPRLKKAREDFNAFLAAAQTA, encoded by the coding sequence ATGAAAACAACAACATCACATGATGGATTTAAATGCAATGCTCTTTGTCTTTTTCTTCCtaattttgctggtaaaataaaaccaattaaaacaagaaaagaatTTACAGAAAAAGTTGCGGCAACAATGTCTAGGAATGTTTCATTGGAGAATTTTGAATGTGGCTCTTGGGCTTCTGCAGCTATGTCTCATGAGATTGATGGAGATTCTAATAACTCTTACTTTGATCTTCCATTGGAGTTAATGAAATATAATGCTGCTATTGAAGTAGATTCACATTCACCTATTGATTGTTCTTCTGCATCTTTTGGttatgaaaaagaaattaaagggGTTTTGAAATATGGTTCAGCTAGAGGGAGTGTTAGAAAATTGGATGTGTCAACGCGACACATTCGGTTTTCTTTATCATCTTCTTCTCCATCATACCTTGCATCTCCAGCATTTTGTATTAGTCCTCGTTTGAAAAAAGCTAGAGAAGATTTTAATGCATTCTTAGCAGCCGCACAAACTGCATGA
- the LOC123913033 gene encoding aspartic proteinase 36-like translates to MSDRLHWDTISEGAVTKISSAPIVFGCSNYRSGYLSESEKALDGIIGFGHQDISVISQLSAQGVTPRVFSHCLRGDIGGGGTLVMGEIVEADIVYTSLDLSQRHYNLNLESISVNGWALQIDASVFATSKDRGTIVDSGTTLAYLAEEAYDPFVDAITTTIPQSVHNVSFKGYQCFVTTDSVTDIFPKVSLNFAGGVSLNLRPQDYLIQQNPINNGVAVWCIGFLKIKGQGTTILGDLVLKDKIFVYDLDGQRIGWADYNCSLPVNVSTAIGTGRHVNTGKISRSSCLEDGIITSFFVTLIFWFIFL, encoded by the exons ATGTCAGACCGACTACATTGGGACACTATTTCCGAAGGAGCTGTGACAAAAATTTCTTCAGCTCCTATTGTTTTCGG GTGTAGTAACTATAGGAGTGGATACCTTTCCGAATCTGAGAAAGCACTCGATGGAATAATCGGATTTGGCCACCAAGATATTTCGGTTATCTCTCAGCTTTCCGCGCAAGGGGTTACTCCTAGAGTATTCTCCCATTGTCTGAGAGGAGACATCGGTGGTGGAGGAACTTTGGTCATGGGCGAAATCGTAGAGGCTGATATTGTGTATACATCGCTTGATCTATCACA GCGTCATTACAACTTAAATCTAGAGAGCATATCTGTCAATGGTTGGGCATTGCAAATCGATGCATCAGTATTTGCAACATCGAAAGACAGAGGTACCATTGTTGATTCTGGAACAACTTTGGCATACCTTGCAGAAGAGGCGTATGATCCTTTTGTTGATGCG ATTACCACTACAATACCACAATCTGTACACAATGTTTCATTCAAGGGATATCAGTGTTTCGTAACTACTGACAG TGTCACTGACATTTTCCCTAAAGTGAGTCTCAATTTCGCTGGCGGTGTATCACTGAATCTAAGGCCCCAAGACTACCTTATACAGCAAAATCCTATT AATAATGGTGTAGCAGTGTGGTGTATTGGATTTCTGAAGATCAAAGGTCAAGGCACGACAATTTTAGGCg ATCTCGTACTAAAAGACaaaatttttgtttatgatCTAGACGGTCAACGCATTGGATGGGCTGACTATAACT GTTCTTTGCCGGTTAATGTCTCCACGGCAATTGGCACTGGAAGACACGTTAATACAGGAAAGATAAGCAGAAGTTCTTGTTTAGAGGATGGAATTATAACATCTTTCTTTGTAACGTTGATTTtctggtttatttttttatag
- the LOC123914802 gene encoding aspartic proteinase 39-like, with amino-acid sequence MTDILSIGFIFIITAAILTTAAASPLALTLERAFPSNNGIDLDQLRARDTTRHGRILKSLKDVVYFEVNGNSKLPLVGLYYTKISLGTPPVEFHVQIDTGSDVTWVSCSSCNGCPQTSGLEVYVKLHKR; translated from the exons ATGACAGATATATTGAGTATAGGCT TTATCTTCATCATCACCGCCGCCATCTTAACTACCGCGGCGGCATCACCGCTTGCTCTTACGTTGGAAAGAGCTTTTCCGTCGAATAACGGAATTGACTTGGACCAACTACGAGCTAGAGACACGACCCGACATGGTAGAATTCTCAAGTCTTTAAAAGATGTTGTTTACTTTGAGGTTAATGGTAACTCCAAGCTTCCACTCGTCGG ATTATATTATACAAAGATATCATTGGGTACTCCTCCGGTTGAATTTCACGTCCAGATTGACACCGGAAGCGATGTTACCTGGGTCAGTTGCAGCTCATGCAATGGTTGTCCACAGACAAGTGGACTAGAG GTATATGTGAAATTGCATAAGAGGTAG